The genome window ATAATCAACCGCACCGCGGCCTGCTTGAACTCATCATCAAACAGACGACGATGCACCGACGCATCTTGCTTCGATTCGCTCATCTTTCGGACCTCCTTCAGGGACCATGATCCGGCCCCCGCCGCTGTCCGGAAGTCCTGGGCTATCGCAAGAGTGAAGCGACCACGAACTGCGGATTGGCCCTTTTGACCAGATGCTTGGCCTTGCCTACCACGCGACGCTCCCGACTCTAGCTCGAGTGGGTCCGATAGAACACATACAGCGGCAGGTAGCAATCATTGTCGTAGTAGCCGTGGAAGATCGAGAAAGGCTTCACCATGTTGCTTGGATAACGCCACTGCAGCCCGATGCACCAATTCGAGTCGTTAAAATCCAGCCCGCCGCTGGTTGACTCGCCCTACGGTCGGCAAGGGCTTCATACCACGCGCTGCTCGGGCCGATATGACGATGCGTGACGTAAATGAATTTCCATGGCGGCGGAGGCCCTGGCGGGATCCCGTGCTTTGAGGGCAGCCAGAATCGAGAGATGTTCTCGGTAACCGGAGAGAATATGTTCGGCTCGATCGCAGCTCAATTGATAAGAAAGACGTTTGAATTGCCAGCACTTGTTGATCGTATCCCGCAGTGGCCGATTGCCGGTCGCATGAGCGATCGCTAGATGTAACGAAAAATCGAACTCACGGGCACGCTTCAGCCAATCCAGATCGGCTTCTGGACACACGGCGGATGCCTCGATTTCCAGGCTTTGAAGAACTTCGCCAGAAATGAAATGAGCAGCGCGAGCGGCTGCATGGGGTTCAAGTAACAGCCGAAGTTCGTGGATTTCAAGCAGCCAATTCTCCGCATTCGTGCAGACTACCGCGCGCTGTTGATGGCGTTGCATCACAATGCCGTCAGCGGCCAGTCGCGCCAGTGCCTGGACAATCGGCGTGCGACTAAGCCCAAGAGTAGCAGCCAGATGCGTAGATTTCAGAGGCGACCCGCTGGGTAGTTCACCGCGAATGATGCGGGCAAGTATCTGATGATAGGCCTCGTCGGCGCAAGATAGTTTCTCGGCATCGGCAGTCGCCGATGGAGAATCGATGTCCGCCGTTTCATTCCTTGTGATTCGGTGGTTGACAGGCATCGTTGAGTTGGCTAAAGTGAATTCACTTTAGTGGGGTATCCGGGATTAATATGATTAGATTATAGCAGAATCCTAGCAAAGTGAATTCAAATTTGGTGTGATTCGTTGCAAATGCCAGATGTTCCTCAGTACTTCGACGTTCAAGTCAACGGCTACGGGGGGCACGACTTCAACAGTGCCGAGTTGACTCCCGACAATTGGCACGATGCGTGTCGGAGGCTGCGCGATGACGGTATGCGCGGAATTCTAGCAACGGTGATTACCGACGAGCTCGACGCGATGGCTGAGCGGTTGGCGAAGGCAGTAGCAATGCGCAAGCGAGATCCACTCGTGCGAGAAACGGTTGTTGGGCTCCATGTTGAAGGGCCATTTGTCAGCGCCGAGCGCGGCTATGTCGGCACACATCCGCCCACGGCAACTCGGCCGGCGGACGTCGACTTGATGAAGCGTTTGCTCGACGCGGCCGAGGGACTAACTCGAATCGTCACGCTAGCGCCGGAAAGCGATCGCGATTTCGCCGTCACGCGATATCTGGTGAAGCAAGGAATTACCGTGTCAGCCGGCCATTGCAATCCGACGATCGAGCAACTTCGCGGCGCCATCGATGCTGGTCTGACGATGTTCACCCACCTTGGTAATGGTTGCCCCATGCAGATTCATCGGCACGACAACATCATCCAACGTGTATTAAGTTGCTCCGACCGATTGTGGATCAGTTTCATCGCCGATGGCGTCCATGTGCCATTCTTTGCGCTGAAGAACTACGTCCGCTGCGCCGGGATCGACCGAGTCGTGATCACGACCGATGCAATGGCGGCTGCCGGTCTCGGGCCGGGCAGCTATCGCCTTGGACCGCTGAACATCGACGTAGGTGAAGATTTGGCGGCTTGGGCACCCGATCGGTCGCATTTGATGGGCAGCGCGATCACAATGCCGCGTGTGGTGCAGAATTTGCGCGAGCACGTTGGGCTGAGCGATTCTCAGATAAAGCAAGTTGTCTTTGATAACCCAAGGCGAGCAATCCACGAACATTTGTCCGGTTGAATTTTTCCAAAGAAGAATCCGGCAGAATCGCATTTGCCAATTTGCATTCGCAGTG of Pirellulales bacterium contains these proteins:
- a CDS encoding GntR family transcriptional regulator yields the protein MPVNHRITRNETADIDSPSATADAEKLSCADEAYHQILARIIRGELPSGSPLKSTHLAATLGLSRTPIVQALARLAADGIVMQRHQQRAVVCTNAENWLLEIHELRLLLEPHAAARAAHFISGEVLQSLEIEASAVCPEADLDWLKRAREFDFSLHLAIAHATGNRPLRDTINKCWQFKRLSYQLSCDRAEHILSGYREHLSILAALKARDPARASAAMEIHLRHASSYRPEQRVV
- a CDS encoding N-acetylglucosamine-6-phosphate deacetylase, which codes for MPDVPQYFDVQVNGYGGHDFNSAELTPDNWHDACRRLRDDGMRGILATVITDELDAMAERLAKAVAMRKRDPLVRETVVGLHVEGPFVSAERGYVGTHPPTATRPADVDLMKRLLDAAEGLTRIVTLAPESDRDFAVTRYLVKQGITVSAGHCNPTIEQLRGAIDAGLTMFTHLGNGCPMQIHRHDNIIQRVLSCSDRLWISFIADGVHVPFFALKNYVRCAGIDRVVITTDAMAAAGLGPGSYRLGPLNIDVGEDLAAWAPDRSHLMGSAITMPRVVQNLREHVGLSDSQIKQVVFDNPRRAIHEHLSG